The proteins below come from a single Acidovorax sp. NCPPB 4044 genomic window:
- a CDS encoding ribonuclease domain-containing protein: protein MLKAIAIRAYKAGIACALGAAFVLAPTSGEARNAPSPGGIDTIALAELPPQGRATFGLIREGGPFPYDKDGTVFGNRERLLPQYKRGYYREYTVRTPGARNRGARRIVCGGPPRTPDACYYTSDHYASFRKIVE from the coding sequence ATGCTGAAGGCCATCGCCATCCGGGCGTACAAGGCAGGTATTGCATGCGCTCTGGGTGCCGCGTTTGTTCTGGCTCCCACGTCGGGAGAAGCCCGGAACGCTCCGTCTCCGGGCGGAATTGACACCATCGCTCTGGCCGAGCTGCCGCCGCAGGGGCGCGCCACCTTCGGCCTCATCCGCGAAGGCGGGCCCTTTCCCTACGACAAGGACGGCACGGTCTTTGGCAACCGGGAACGCCTGTTGCCCCAGTACAAGCGGGGCTATTACCGGGAATACACCGTCAGGACGCCGGGTGCGCGCAACCGTGGTGCGCGGCGGATCGTCTGCGGTGGACCACCCCGTACGCCGGACGCCTGCTACTACACCAGCGACCACTACGCGAGTTTTCGGAAGATCGTGGAATGA
- a CDS encoding ATP-binding protein: MFHLQTLELVHWDYCQRVALPLDASIITIAGPNGSGKTTLLDAMRTLLGLRCSAPRDYRTYARHAGAQTAWLRAVVDNRPQGRQTSSRPFARRLLYSDQVTLACRIDKNGGDWQRRYCLLDGDVSIEQLRDTPEKDLGFMGVEAWSRVLGAAGLSAAIARVLSLEQGQTDRLCEFSPRELLRLVFDVFGDQQVLDAYDQARDHQQQLTREMVQAERELDHSRTQLSELQNRVASYKAWQLKLAERERLATEVLPVLAWHGEREGLAKQARELRRQKTQHRTALAEQAAQNKRLLTLLQESTLAQSDAERLRAERDEARAALDGATRHEAPLEQLAKREAELLALVDKGSNADELQAHLRQLQAQESEAQDERSALQQRRRIAQEALKGLEGQSLPPLPPEVQQFRKRLVAQGIGHQFVAEVIEVADEAWRAAIEGVLRGHRWVVLLDKDSDLAEAYDIGERERYRHYLVGPGEKPLRGEPGTLLAHVRFTAPVPRWLVQQLQQLRCVADPREGKRLGGTWITPQAYMHDGRGARSMWVEPRDHQFGAAAVHARRNAAERDLAQIDAQLAPVLDRLMALKRQVTDTRRALEGHSASEELARRSDEFAQAREELPAARQARIAAAQRWQRLDTEATRAHDRHRAFTDEHQRLEQQLKRARGDTDRAAQEWTGRRRGHLDAARRSQARRRQFPPRWTATAALRALEDDYVNDTQAKLRLQAVEQELDQGTWEQDATVEERFRRMEATVREQGLSLSDHQVKNAQAGTAVHNARESYIEVLRSTVRRYRKNIQELGALAGVEVAADLPLLENDDTVLAQAGLKVHFAFDGKGSIGMNDGEASGGQQVIKSLILLVGLLKDEESGSGGFVFIDEPFAHLDVRNIQLVGHFLRSTQAQYVLTTPITHNLEVFEPAEITLVTSKKPQGARWAPPIAVAKRRGVPQLAPMEG, from the coding sequence ATGTTCCACCTGCAAACCCTCGAACTCGTCCACTGGGACTACTGCCAGCGTGTCGCGCTGCCGCTGGACGCGTCCATCATCACCATCGCCGGTCCCAACGGCTCGGGCAAGACCACACTGCTGGACGCCATGCGCACGCTGCTGGGCCTGCGCTGCTCGGCCCCGCGCGACTACCGCACCTACGCCCGCCACGCAGGCGCGCAGACCGCCTGGCTGCGCGCCGTGGTGGACAACCGGCCGCAGGGCCGCCAGACCTCCAGCCGCCCATTCGCACGCCGGCTGCTCTACTCCGACCAGGTCACCCTCGCCTGCCGCATCGACAAGAACGGCGGCGACTGGCAGCGCCGCTACTGCCTGCTGGACGGCGATGTCTCCATCGAGCAGCTGCGCGACACGCCCGAAAAAGACCTCGGCTTCATGGGCGTGGAGGCCTGGAGCCGCGTGCTCGGCGCGGCGGGGCTCTCGGCCGCCATCGCGCGCGTGCTCTCGCTGGAGCAGGGCCAGACCGACCGGCTCTGCGAATTCAGCCCGCGCGAACTCCTGCGCCTGGTGTTCGACGTGTTCGGCGACCAGCAGGTGCTGGACGCCTACGACCAGGCGCGCGACCACCAGCAGCAGCTCACGCGCGAAATGGTGCAGGCCGAGCGCGAGCTCGACCACAGCCGCACCCAGCTCTCCGAACTGCAGAACCGCGTGGCGAGCTACAAGGCCTGGCAGCTCAAGCTCGCCGAGCGCGAGCGCCTCGCCACCGAGGTGCTGCCGGTGCTGGCTTGGCACGGCGAGCGCGAAGGGCTCGCGAAACAGGCGCGGGAACTGCGCCGCCAGAAGACCCAGCACCGCACGGCGCTGGCCGAGCAGGCCGCGCAGAACAAGCGCCTGCTCACGCTGCTGCAGGAGAGCACGCTCGCGCAGTCCGACGCCGAACGCCTGCGCGCCGAGCGCGACGAGGCACGCGCCGCGCTCGACGGCGCCACGCGCCACGAGGCCCCGCTGGAGCAACTGGCCAAGCGCGAGGCCGAACTGCTCGCGCTGGTGGACAAGGGCAGCAATGCCGACGAACTGCAGGCGCACCTGCGGCAACTGCAGGCACAGGAATCCGAGGCGCAGGACGAGCGCTCGGCGCTGCAGCAGCGCCGCCGCATCGCGCAGGAGGCGCTCAAGGGCCTCGAAGGCCAGAGCCTGCCCCCGCTGCCGCCCGAAGTGCAGCAGTTCCGCAAGCGGCTCGTGGCCCAGGGCATCGGCCACCAGTTCGTGGCCGAGGTGATCGAGGTGGCGGACGAGGCCTGGCGCGCCGCCATCGAAGGCGTGCTGCGCGGCCACCGCTGGGTGGTGCTGCTCGACAAGGACAGCGACCTCGCCGAGGCCTACGACATCGGCGAGCGCGAGCGCTACCGCCACTACCTCGTCGGCCCCGGCGAAAAACCCCTGCGCGGCGAACCCGGCACGCTGCTGGCCCACGTGCGCTTCACCGCGCCGGTGCCGCGCTGGCTGGTGCAGCAGCTCCAGCAACTGCGCTGCGTGGCCGATCCGCGCGAGGGCAAGCGCCTGGGCGGCACCTGGATCACGCCGCAGGCCTACATGCACGACGGGCGCGGCGCCCGCTCGATGTGGGTCGAACCGCGCGACCACCAGTTCGGCGCCGCGGCCGTGCACGCGCGCCGCAACGCCGCCGAGCGCGACCTGGCGCAGATCGACGCGCAGCTCGCGCCCGTGCTCGACCGGCTGATGGCCCTGAAGCGCCAGGTCACCGACACGCGCCGCGCGCTCGAAGGCCACAGCGCCTCCGAAGAACTCGCGCGCCGCAGCGACGAGTTCGCCCAGGCCCGCGAGGAACTGCCGGCAGCCAGGCAGGCGCGCATCGCGGCCGCACAGCGCTGGCAGCGCCTGGACACCGAGGCCACGCGCGCCCACGATCGCCACCGCGCCTTCACCGACGAGCACCAGCGCCTGGAGCAGCAGCTCAAGCGCGCGCGCGGCGACACCGACCGCGCCGCCCAGGAATGGACAGGGCGCCGCCGCGGCCACCTCGATGCCGCGCGGCGCAGCCAGGCCCGGCGCCGGCAGTTCCCGCCGCGCTGGACGGCCACGGCCGCGCTGCGCGCCCTGGAAGACGACTACGTCAACGACACCCAGGCCAAGCTGCGCCTGCAGGCCGTGGAGCAGGAGCTGGACCAGGGCACCTGGGAGCAGGACGCCACCGTGGAAGAGCGCTTCCGCCGCATGGAGGCCACCGTGCGCGAGCAGGGCCTGAGCCTCTCGGACCACCAGGTCAAGAATGCCCAGGCCGGCACGGCCGTGCACAACGCGCGCGAGAGCTACATCGAGGTGCTGCGCAGCACCGTGCGCCGCTACCGCAAGAACATCCAGGAGCTGGGCGCGCTCGCGGGCGTCGAGGTCGCGGCCGACCTGCCGCTGCTGGAGAACGACGACACCGTGCTCGCGCAGGCGGGCCTCAAGGTCCACTTCGCCTTCGACGGCAAGGGCAGCATCGGCATGAACGACGGCGAGGCCTCGGGCGGCCAGCAGGTCATCAAGTCGCTGATCCTGCTCGTGGGCCTGCTCAAGGACGAGGAAAGCGGCTCGGGCGGCTTCGTCTTCATCGATGAGCCCTTCGCCCACCTCGACGTGCGCAACATCCAGCTCGTGGGGCACTTCCTGCGCTCCACCCAGGCGCAGTACGTGCTGACCACGCCCATCACCCACAACCTGGAAGTGTTCGAGCCGGCCGAGATCACCCTCGTGACCAGCAAGAAACCCCAGGGCGCGCGCTGGGCCCCGCCCATCGCCGTGGCCAAGCGCCGCGGCGTGCCGCAGCTGGCGCCGATGGAGGGGTAG
- a CDS encoding peptidylprolyl isomerase, whose amino-acid sequence MNHRAFTLGLACTASAIVFLAPAVAGAQGLRTPGGSGLSAPAAAPSLRSAPNITLPAPGAASRGTPSTRQADYIVAVVNTEPLTNNEVQARLSRVEQQLATQGGERPSRQVLAREVMERLINEKIQVQMATESGIKVDDYAIAQAEQSVARQNNVSIDEMHRRLAADGISPERFRAELRNQLLVQRLRERDVEGRVRVSDIEVDQYMREQQQSTATDFSKIELNLGHILITVPENATPDVVEQRRQRAQQAADKVRGGEDFGEVAREFSDAAERSSGGQLGLRPADRYPELFLRSTQQLPVGGIAGPVRSPAGFHVLKVIERSRAGIPVTAVQTHARHILLRAGPQVSESASAERLAEYRRRIEAGQADFATLAREHSQDGSAKQGGDLGWAGPGRYVPEFEEVLETLKPGEISQPVATRFGVHLIQLLERREAKLTQREQRDMVRDTVREKKLDEAFATWAQEARARAYVEYRDPPQ is encoded by the coding sequence ATGAACCATCGTGCATTCACCCTGGGCCTGGCGTGCACCGCCTCGGCCATCGTCTTCCTCGCACCGGCCGTGGCCGGCGCACAGGGCCTGCGCACCCCGGGTGGCTCCGGGCTGTCGGCGCCCGCCGCCGCGCCGTCGCTGCGCAGCGCGCCCAACATCACGCTGCCGGCCCCCGGGGCCGCATCGCGCGGCACGCCGTCCACGCGGCAGGCCGACTACATCGTCGCCGTGGTGAACACCGAGCCGCTTACCAACAACGAAGTGCAGGCCCGGCTTTCGCGCGTGGAGCAGCAATTGGCCACGCAGGGTGGCGAGCGCCCTTCCCGGCAGGTCCTGGCGCGCGAGGTGATGGAGCGGCTCATCAACGAGAAGATCCAGGTGCAGATGGCCACGGAGAGCGGCATCAAGGTCGATGACTACGCCATCGCCCAGGCCGAGCAGTCCGTGGCGCGCCAGAACAATGTGAGCATCGACGAGATGCACCGCCGCCTGGCCGCCGACGGCATCAGCCCCGAACGCTTCCGTGCCGAACTGCGCAACCAGTTGCTCGTGCAGCGCCTGCGCGAGCGCGACGTGGAAGGGCGTGTGCGCGTGAGCGACATCGAGGTCGACCAGTACATGCGCGAGCAGCAGCAGTCCACCGCGACGGATTTCTCCAAGATCGAACTCAACCTGGGCCACATCCTCATCACCGTTCCGGAAAATGCCACGCCCGACGTGGTCGAGCAGCGCCGCCAGCGGGCGCAGCAGGCCGCCGACAAGGTGCGCGGGGGCGAGGATTTCGGCGAAGTCGCCCGCGAGTTCTCGGACGCTGCGGAGCGCTCCAGCGGCGGCCAGCTGGGCCTGCGCCCTGCCGACCGCTATCCGGAACTGTTCCTGCGTTCCACTCAGCAGTTGCCCGTGGGCGGCATCGCCGGCCCGGTGCGCTCGCCAGCGGGTTTCCATGTGCTCAAGGTGATCGAACGCTCGCGCGCCGGCATCCCGGTCACGGCCGTGCAGACCCATGCCCGCCACATCCTGCTGCGCGCCGGCCCGCAGGTGAGCGAGTCCGCCTCCGCGGAACGCCTGGCCGAATACCGCCGCCGCATCGAGGCCGGCCAGGCCGATTTCGCCACGCTCGCACGCGAGCATTCGCAGGACGGCAGCGCCAAGCAGGGCGGCGATCTGGGCTGGGCCGGCCCGGGCCGCTACGTGCCGGAATTCGAGGAAGTGCTCGAAACGCTCAAGCCCGGCGAGATCAGCCAGCCCGTGGCCACGCGCTTCGGTGTGCACCTGATCCAGTTGCTGGAGCGCCGCGAGGCCAAGCTCACGCAGCGCGAGCAACGCGACATGGTGCGCGACACCGTGCGCGAGAAAAAACTCGACGAGGCCTTCGCCACCTGGGCGCAGGAAGCCCGCGCGCGGGCCTACGTGGAATACCGCGACCCGCCGCAATGA
- a CDS encoding LPS-assembly protein LptD: MDLSSLPDPLRPTRPLPSARRRGRAEPPMFERRALARLAAWMLCGVPLAVLAQSESEPGAPADAAPMLRSSPLLQEKIPEDVRPKLPIFVRGDRVTGQPDINATVEGNAELRRGDTIIRAEKLDYAVPDDLAKARGNVRINRAGNVYEGSVLELQVDAFKGFFDDANYRFLVNGAHGDARRVDFIDRDRAVVHDATYTTCQKDDESTWQPAWIVRARSIRIDNAEQVGTAEGGVLEFQGVPILPVPGSFTFPLSDKRKSGLLPPTIGIDSVSGAEYAQPYYWNIAPNRDATITPTVMSKRGVNLGGEFRYLEPTYSGELRGDYMPSDRLRERDRWGYGLKHRGTIDTGIGGIGLNVDVSRVSDDNYWRDFTTRTNGGVTQLTQRLLPADASLFWGRNDMSLSLRTLKWQTLQDVNAPIVPPYDRMPQLHWGYTPSVLPNGFDASVEADYTNFHADRALTGQPNARRTYAMAQVSRPFLAPAGFITPRLQFHATQYDFDSALPANGRRTATRALPTFSVDSGLVFERDARYFGRNFVQTLEPRAFYTYTPYRDQSMIPVYDTAANDFNFATIYTENGYGGNDRIADNNLLTLGVTTRLLDPVDGGEAARFGIAQRVRFSDQDVVLPGESPVSERLSDVLLGAGINWTRQWGFDSTVQYNPKTGRSIRSTVGARYNPSDYRVISAAYRLQRGTSEQIDVGWQWPINDLWGDKGQNLGPGRGQGPGRWYSVGRLNYSLQDRKLVDMVVGFEYDSCCWIGRVVLERLQSSVTTANTRLLFQIEFVGFSRLSLGSNPLTTLKQNIPRYQYLREQVSAPSRFTNYD, translated from the coding sequence ATGGACCTCTCTTCCTTGCCCGATCCTCTCCGACCGACGCGTCCCCTCCCGTCCGCCCGCCGCCGCGGCCGCGCCGAACCGCCGATGTTCGAGCGCCGGGCGCTCGCGCGGCTGGCCGCCTGGATGCTGTGCGGCGTGCCGCTGGCGGTTCTTGCACAAAGCGAATCCGAACCCGGCGCTCCGGCCGACGCCGCGCCCATGCTGCGTTCCAGCCCGCTGCTGCAGGAAAAGATTCCCGAGGACGTCCGCCCCAAGCTGCCGATCTTCGTGCGGGGCGACCGGGTCACCGGCCAGCCCGACATCAACGCCACCGTCGAAGGCAACGCCGAACTGCGGCGCGGCGACACCATCATCCGTGCCGAAAAGCTGGACTATGCGGTGCCCGATGACCTGGCCAAGGCCCGCGGCAACGTGCGCATCAACCGCGCGGGCAACGTGTACGAAGGCTCGGTGCTCGAGCTGCAGGTGGACGCGTTCAAGGGTTTCTTCGACGACGCCAACTACCGCTTCCTCGTCAATGGCGCGCACGGCGATGCGCGCCGCGTGGACTTCATCGACCGCGACCGCGCCGTGGTCCACGACGCCACCTACACCACCTGCCAGAAGGACGACGAATCCACCTGGCAGCCGGCCTGGATCGTGCGCGCGCGCTCCATCCGGATCGACAACGCCGAGCAGGTGGGCACGGCCGAGGGCGGCGTGCTCGAATTCCAGGGCGTGCCCATCCTGCCGGTGCCCGGCAGCTTCACCTTCCCGCTCTCGGACAAGCGGAAGTCCGGACTGCTGCCGCCCACCATCGGCATCGACAGCGTGAGCGGCGCCGAGTATGCGCAGCCCTATTACTGGAACATCGCGCCCAACCGCGATGCCACGATCACGCCCACGGTCATGTCCAAGCGCGGCGTGAACCTGGGCGGCGAGTTCCGCTACCTGGAGCCGACCTACAGCGGCGAGCTGCGCGGCGACTACATGCCCTCGGACCGCCTGCGCGAACGCGACCGCTGGGGCTACGGCCTGAAGCACCGCGGCACGATCGACACCGGCATCGGAGGCATCGGCCTGAACGTGGACGTGAGCCGCGTGAGCGACGACAACTACTGGCGCGACTTCACCACGCGCACCAACGGCGGCGTCACCCAGCTCACGCAGCGCCTGCTGCCGGCCGATGCGTCGCTCTTCTGGGGCCGCAACGACATGTCGCTCAGCCTGCGCACCCTCAAGTGGCAGACGCTGCAGGACGTGAACGCCCCCATCGTGCCGCCCTACGACCGCATGCCGCAGCTCCACTGGGGCTACACGCCCTCGGTGCTGCCGAACGGCTTCGATGCGAGCGTGGAAGCCGACTACACCAATTTCCATGCCGATCGCGCGCTCACGGGCCAGCCCAACGCGCGCCGCACCTATGCCATGGCGCAGGTCAGCCGGCCCTTCCTGGCACCGGCCGGGTTCATCACGCCGCGCCTGCAGTTCCATGCCACGCAGTACGACTTCGACAGCGCGCTGCCCGCCAACGGCCGCCGCACGGCCACGCGTGCGCTGCCCACGTTCAGCGTGGACAGCGGCCTGGTCTTCGAGCGCGATGCGCGGTATTTCGGCCGCAACTTCGTGCAGACGCTCGAACCCCGGGCGTTCTATACCTACACGCCGTACCGCGACCAGAGCATGATCCCGGTGTACGACACGGCGGCGAACGACTTCAACTTCGCCACCATCTACACCGAGAACGGCTACGGCGGCAACGACCGCATCGCCGACAACAACCTGCTGACGCTGGGCGTGACCACGCGCCTGCTGGACCCCGTGGACGGCGGCGAGGCCGCGCGCTTCGGCATCGCGCAGCGCGTGCGGTTCAGCGACCAGGACGTCGTGCTGCCGGGCGAATCGCCCGTGAGCGAGCGCCTCTCCGATGTGCTGCTGGGCGCGGGCATCAACTGGACGCGCCAGTGGGGCTTCGACTCCACCGTGCAGTACAACCCCAAGACCGGCCGCTCCATCCGCTCCACCGTGGGCGCGCGCTACAACCCGAGCGACTACCGCGTCATCAGCGCGGCCTACCGCCTGCAGCGCGGCACCAGCGAGCAGATCGACGTGGGCTGGCAGTGGCCGATCAACGACCTCTGGGGCGACAAGGGCCAGAACCTGGGCCCGGGCCGCGGGCAGGGCCCCGGCCGCTGGTACTCGGTGGGCCGCCTCAACTACAGCCTGCAGGACCGCAAGCTCGTGGACATGGTCGTCGGCTTCGAATACGACAGCTGCTGCTGGATCGGCCGCGTGGTGCTCGAACGGCTGCAGAGCAGCGTGACCACGGCCAATACGCGGCTGCTGTTCCAGATCGAGTTCGTGGGCTTCTCGCGCCTCTCGCTGGGCTCCAATCCGCTCACGACGCTGAAGCAGAACATCCCGCGCTACCAGTACCTGCGCGAGCAGGTCAGCGCGCCGAGCCGCTTCACCAATTACGACTGA
- a CDS encoding barstar family protein yields the protein MEMPLRNDQENPLRGVRPNIVQSIRAFRVQDLQASAQSLGQHFLYANLAHAQTKQDVLELIASQFMFPAHFGKNFDALYDCMTDPLHKSGPQPGFIVVLEQIPTTVKFDKEAREQLLDIFREASDYWAERKIPFRCFYSFL from the coding sequence ATGGAAATGCCACTTCGTAACGACCAGGAAAACCCCTTGCGCGGCGTGCGCCCGAACATCGTGCAATCGATCCGGGCGTTTCGTGTGCAGGATCTGCAGGCTTCCGCCCAGTCACTGGGCCAGCATTTCCTGTACGCCAACCTCGCGCACGCCCAGACCAAGCAGGACGTCCTCGAACTCATCGCCAGCCAGTTCATGTTCCCGGCCCACTTCGGCAAGAACTTCGATGCGCTGTACGACTGCATGACCGACCCCCTGCATAAATCGGGCCCGCAACCCGGCTTCATCGTGGTGCTGGAGCAGATTCCCACCACCGTGAAGTTCGACAAGGAAGCGCGCGAGCAGCTGCTGGACATCTTCCGCGAGGCGTCGGATTACTGGGCGGAACGCAAAATTCCGTTCCGGTGTTTCTATTCTTTTCTGTAG
- a CDS encoding 16S rRNA (uracil(1498)-N(3))-methyltransferase, with translation MNTPRFHCPAPLASGAALALPPAAARHVQVLRLQPGDAITLFDGRGGEYAATVARMGRSDVDVEVGAHDPVEREAPRAVHLVVGMPANERMDWLVEKATELGVAGIQPVAAARSVLKLAGERAAKRQAHWQAIAAAACEQCGRNRVPLVGAPIALADWLRLGSAPGATRLVLSLRDGSRPLMEAAGAAPAVQVLHGPEGGLAPHEEDLALSQGFLPASLGARVLRAETASVAALSLLACG, from the coding sequence GTGAACACTCCCCGATTCCACTGCCCCGCGCCGCTCGCCAGCGGCGCCGCGCTGGCCCTGCCGCCCGCCGCCGCCCGCCACGTGCAGGTGCTGCGCCTGCAGCCCGGCGATGCGATCACGCTGTTCGACGGGCGCGGCGGCGAATATGCGGCCACCGTTGCACGCATGGGCCGCTCGGACGTGGACGTGGAGGTGGGCGCGCACGACCCCGTGGAGCGCGAGGCCCCGCGCGCCGTGCACCTCGTCGTGGGCATGCCCGCCAACGAGCGCATGGACTGGCTGGTCGAGAAGGCCACCGAACTCGGCGTGGCGGGCATCCAGCCCGTGGCGGCAGCGCGCAGCGTGCTCAAGCTCGCGGGCGAGCGGGCCGCGAAGCGCCAGGCCCACTGGCAGGCCATCGCCGCGGCCGCCTGCGAGCAATGCGGGCGCAACCGCGTGCCGCTGGTGGGCGCGCCCATCGCCCTGGCCGACTGGCTGCGCCTGGGCTCCGCGCCCGGCGCCACGCGGCTGGTGCTGTCGCTGCGGGACGGCAGCCGGCCCCTGATGGAAGCCGCCGGCGCGGCCCCGGCCGTGCAGGTGCTGCATGGCCCCGAAGGCGGCCTGGCCCCGCACGAAGAGGATCTGGCGCTGTCGCAGGGCTTCCTGCCCGCCAGCCTGGGCGCGCGCGTGCTGCGCGCCGAGACGGCCTCCGTGGCGGCGCTCTCGCTGCTGGCCTGCGGATGA
- the rsmA gene encoding 16S rRNA (adenine(1518)-N(6)/adenine(1519)-N(6))-dimethyltransferase RsmA gives MKPHIPRKRFGQHFLSDQGIIDAIVRAIAPAPGQPMVEIGPGLAALTQPLVERLGRLTVVELDRDLAARLRAHGHLDVIESDVLKVDFAAVAAALGAPRVRVVGNLPYNISTPILFHLLDHVAVIEDQHFMLQKEVIDRMVAEPATAAYGRLSVMLQWRYAMEDVLFVPPESFDPPPRVDSAVVRMVPLERPAPVSVELLSELVQVAFSQRRKILRHTLGRWLDDRGIGSGFDIQRRAEEVPVQEYVDLALAAAGAQPAA, from the coding sequence ATGAAGCCGCACATCCCGCGCAAGCGCTTCGGCCAGCACTTCCTGTCCGACCAGGGGATCATCGATGCCATCGTCCGCGCCATTGCCCCCGCGCCGGGGCAGCCCATGGTGGAGATCGGCCCCGGGCTTGCGGCGCTGACGCAGCCGCTCGTGGAGCGGCTCGGGCGTTTGACCGTGGTGGAACTGGACCGCGACCTTGCGGCCCGCCTGCGCGCGCACGGCCATCTCGACGTGATCGAGTCGGACGTGCTCAAGGTGGACTTTGCCGCCGTGGCAGCGGCGCTCGGCGCTCCGCGCGTCCGCGTGGTGGGCAACCTGCCCTACAACATCTCCACACCGATCCTGTTCCATCTGCTGGACCATGTGGCGGTGATCGAGGACCAGCACTTCATGCTGCAGAAGGAGGTCATCGACCGCATGGTGGCCGAGCCCGCCACCGCGGCCTACGGGCGCCTCTCGGTGATGCTGCAGTGGCGCTATGCCATGGAGGATGTGCTTTTTGTGCCGCCCGAGAGCTTCGATCCACCGCCCCGGGTGGACAGCGCCGTGGTGCGCATGGTCCCGCTCGAACGGCCGGCGCCGGTATCGGTGGAGTTGCTGTCCGAACTGGTGCAGGTGGCTTTCAGCCAGCGGCGCAAGATCCTGAGGCACACGCTGGGCCGCTGGCTCGACGACCGTGGGATCGGCAGCGGTTTCGACATCCAGCGCCGTGCGGAAGAAGTGCCTGTGCAGGAATACGTCGATCTGGCACTGGCCGCGGCCGGAGCGCAGCCTGCGGCATAG
- a CDS encoding aminoglycoside phosphotransferase family protein, which yields MSHPRPPCPADDAGAPTVAWSDPARRAAFEAWLAPLAAAHGLAAASLRPASADASFRRYLRIDAADGTSRIAMDAPPDKEDCRPFVQVQRLMAEAGLSVPEILAWDEAHGFMLLTDLGAQTVIERLDPERPADAHAWYLQATDVLLQWQQASRPGVLPAYGEPLLRRELALFPDWYLARHRGVQLSDAQQATLARAFDAIVANNLSAPSVYVHRDFMMRNLMVPRAAGAPLGVLDFQDAVYGPVTYDIASLLRDAFISWDEDFVIDITVRYWEKARRAGILGAASASGWGNDFGEFYRAVEWMGLQRHLKVAGIFARITLRDGKPRYLADTPRFIAYLRATAGRYRELTPLLRLIDAIEGTEAVAGYAFGRV from the coding sequence ATGAGCCACCCCCGCCCCCCCTGCCCGGCCGACGATGCCGGCGCCCCCACCGTTGCGTGGTCCGACCCCGCCCGCCGTGCCGCCTTCGAGGCCTGGCTCGCGCCCCTGGCAGCCGCGCACGGCCTGGCGGCCGCCAGCCTGCGCCCGGCATCGGCCGATGCGAGCTTCCGCCGCTACCTGCGCATCGACGCCGCGGACGGCACGAGCCGCATCGCCATGGACGCCCCGCCCGACAAGGAGGATTGCCGCCCGTTCGTGCAGGTGCAGCGCCTCATGGCCGAGGCCGGCCTGAGCGTGCCGGAGATCCTCGCCTGGGACGAGGCGCACGGCTTCATGCTGCTGACCGACCTGGGGGCCCAGACGGTGATCGAGCGCCTCGACCCCGAGCGGCCCGCCGACGCCCACGCGTGGTACCTGCAGGCCACCGACGTGCTGCTGCAATGGCAGCAGGCATCGCGCCCCGGTGTGCTGCCGGCCTACGGCGAACCCCTGCTGCGCCGCGAGCTGGCCCTCTTCCCCGACTGGTACCTCGCCCGCCACCGCGGCGTGCAGCTCTCCGATGCGCAGCAGGCGACGCTCGCGCGCGCCTTCGACGCCATCGTGGCGAACAACCTTTCGGCGCCCTCCGTGTACGTGCACCGCGACTTCATGATGCGCAACCTCATGGTGCCGCGCGCGGCCGGCGCGCCCCTGGGCGTGCTCGACTTCCAGGACGCGGTGTACGGCCCCGTGACCTACGACATCGCCAGCCTGCTGCGCGATGCCTTCATCAGCTGGGACGAGGATTTCGTCATCGACATTACCGTGCGTTACTGGGAAAAGGCCCGGCGTGCGGGCATTCTCGGCGCCGCCAGTGCCTCCGGCTGGGGCAACGACTTCGGCGAGTTCTACCGGGCGGTGGAATGGATGGGCCTGCAGCGGCACCTGAAGGTGGCCGGCATCTTCGCGCGGATCACGCTGCGCGACGGCAAGCCCCGCTACCTCGCCGACACGCCGCGCTTCATCGCCTACCTGCGCGCCACGGCGGGGCGCTACCGCGAACTCACGCCGCTGCTGCGGCTCATCGACGCGATCGAGGGCACCGAGGCCGTGGCGGGTTACGCCTTCGGCCGCGTCTGA